One window of Bactrocera tryoni isolate S06 chromosome 2, CSIRO_BtryS06_freeze2, whole genome shotgun sequence genomic DNA carries:
- the LOC120767869 gene encoding ATP-binding cassette sub-family G member 1, whose product MPDKDDAMEIETIGSGSSANGNLLSQEKFKLHFSNVFYTAKQNNKLVTILNDICGEFKSGHLTAVLGPSGAGKTSILNVLSGFKASGVSGKITFNGEERNNLAYRKVSCYIPQDFALLDLLTVQETMSDSMDLKLPSETKSEEKEKIVNDIIRILNMEKCRHRLVRNLSGGERKRLSIAIELVTNPPIMFFDEPTSGLDSVSSLQIINYLKQLALDGRIIVCVIHQPSSKLMKLFDDVIVMSRGNLVYSGPKADMIPTFEEAGFAFPEYYNPADFALEVSSEEHNEQILSLIERNKIRYCGTSHHPTEDETNAINENTKILNNSNNHITIDVSSQSGTESRRSANERCRFTTIRPEAKVGVYRQMVILTRRSLRTMSRNLIAVQLRVIVHVIVAVLVGAVFWDIGNDGARTLTNISCIFFIIMFIFFGNAMPSILLCPQDTPVFIREYLNGWYSLRAYYASKLTSDLPMLLICPTLFTAIIYFMTSQPDDIVRFAMCWVVSIILAIVGHFMGLAFGSIFELQMAILLVPGISIPFMIFSGFFIRIHELSDIFRPLCDISFYRYTMEAFIQAIYGYGRPDLQCHREFCYFKSPSKLLKELDMEADLYGHDISVLSIWIIFFMVLFFISLVLRIKREQ is encoded by the exons ACAATAAACTGGTTACGATACTTAATGACATATGTGGAGAGTTCAAATCTGGTCACCTAACCGCTGTGCTGGGGCCATCTGGTGCGGGGAAAACTTCCATTCTCAATGTGCTATCTGGCTTCAA AGCAAGTGGTGTGTCTGGCAAAATCACCTTCAATGGAGAAGAACGAAATAACTTGGCATATCGCAAGGTATCATGCTACATTCCACAAGATTTTGCCTTGCTCGATTTATTAACGGTGCAGGAGACCATGAGCGATTCGATGGATCTTAAATTGCCTTCAGAAACAAAGTccgaagaaaaagaaaaaatt GTCAACGACATTATTCGGATCCTAAATATGGAGAAGTGCCGACACAGATTAGTGCGTAATCTTTCCGGTGGTGAGAGGAAACGGCTATCTATTGCTATAGAATTGGTCACCAATCCTccaattatgttttttgatgAGCCAACTAGTGGATTGGATAGTGTCTCCAGTTTGCAGATAATCAACTATTTGAAACAATTAGCGCTTGATGGCCGGATAATTGTGTGTGTAATTCATCAGCCAAGTTCGAAACTTATGAAACTATTTGATGATGTTATAGTTATGTCGCGAGGAAATTTGGTGTATTCAGGACCAAAAGCGGATATGATTCCCACTTTTGAGGAAGCGGGCTTTGCATTTCCCGAATATTACAACCCAGCCGATTTCG CTTTAGAGGTGAGCAGTGAAGAGCACAATGAACAAATCTTGAGTTTAATTGAAAGAAACAAGATACGTTATTGCGGAACATCCCACCATCCTACTGAAGACGAAACGAATGCAATAAACGAAAATA ccaaaatattaaataactcAAATAATCACATCACAATTGATGTGTCATCGCAAAGTGGCACTGAAAGCAGGCGATCAGCAAATGAACGATGCAGATTCACAACCATACGTCCCGAAGCCAAGGTAGGGGTCTACAGGCAAATGGTCATACTCACACGGAGATCTCTACGTACAATGTCAAGGAACTTG ATAGCAGTACAGTTACGTGTTATAGTGCATGTTATTGTTGCAGTTCTTGTTGGGGCAGTATTTTGGGATATCGGCAATGACGGTGCCAGGActttaacaaatatttcttgtatttttttcattataatgtTTATATTCTTTGGCAACGCTATGCCTTCAATTTTGCTAT GTCCACAGGACACGCCGGTTTTTATACGTGAGTACTTAAACGGTTGGTATTCCCTTAGAGCGTATTATGCGTCAAAACTTACCTCAGATCTTCCGATGCTCTTAATTTGTCCAACATTATTTACGGCGATAATTTACTTTATGACAAGTCAACCGGATGATATTGTACGATTTGCTATGTGCTGGGTGGTTAGTATAATTTTGGCCATTGTAGGTCACTTTATGGGATTAGCGTTTGGGTCGATATTCGAGTTGCAG aTGGCAATCCTATTAGTACCTGGAATATCGATTccgtttatgattttttcaggGTTTTTTATACGTATTCATGAATTGTCAGATATTTTTCGGCCATTGTGTGATATCTCCTTCTACCGTTATACCATGGAAGCATTTATTCAAGCTATATATGGGTATGGTCGTCCCGATTTACAATGTCATAGAGAATTTTGTTACTTCAAATCACCAAGTAAATTGCTAAAGGAGTTGGATATGGAAGCCGACTTGTATGGCCACGACATTTCCGTGCTTTCCATTTGGATAATATTCTTTATGGTGTTATTTTTCATTAGCTTGGTTTTACGTATTAAACGTGAGCAATAA